In one Massilia endophytica genomic region, the following are encoded:
- a CDS encoding TonB-dependent receptor, with amino-acid sequence MKKKLLASLLPIALAAAYSSPAQAQAVAPAQNDAAAPADPANTVVVTGFRSSLQKALNLKQQAIGVRDSIVAEDIGKFPEANVAESLQRVPGVILNRDESSGEGQRVSIRGLPTEYTVTTLNGAPVNTTSTATIGSAARGFNYDVFASELFGRVDFYKSPLAELTEGGLGGVVDLQTPRPFDNPKRTVRYSASASYNTTSKHTDPTGFALYSNTWGRVGFLIGGSHSSSINTRSGFEATGGYNSSFNGSKSPVKGNFAVTLDYDSPRANLGTYTRDQVDNAFLPRIYRYYGSQNDRTRDGLVSSLQFKEGNLDISLDTMYSKLKNRRDEVYFGILVRNSKTTNRNAPAGQSGNNGFIPLNVKIDPSSNLLTGTFGNTSYSSGVTYSDDETEFGYAALNAKWKVSKDFSLTSQFSTNRSTAERYQDTLSGQIFGIDSTIDYGTDHVYPSMSSPTSYTDPNNFSGFGIGTDFTKETDRGKQGRVVADWDYALAGDWTGHLKAGAVWVETTKGIHKRNGTSLATARLNAIGTAGLRSGMTSQLPIDNLDIGGGWPHAWGTFDRNYTYSTFDPVAYNPASAFTPAQSFTAKETITTGFVQSDFKGTVMEHDLRFNAGVRYSRTETDIDNFKQQGTSLAYGPNQEHGSYTNVLPALSAALDLTDSLMWRASWGKTISRASLGIIAAQTVIPNPFDNTATSGNPNLKPQQSKNLDTSLEWYFQPGGLVSAAVFKKTLTDATVSNTTQTTFGALGLPNTALGAIFQDASGRVDPSLPMNLRSYTNAGEQVLKGYELAYQQSFNFLPEPFKGLGALASFTHIDPFNSQKWITNAGKEIEVNSVPKYAYSTTAYYESGPLAVRFSWNYKGRSLHGDNPKNNGDDLIRWRAARGYLDGNISYRISDKLELRIDALNLSNTLAYDYFEDATGRYGSGKKTRMDYAKYDGRTIKIGIRGKL; translated from the coding sequence ATGAAAAAGAAACTTTTAGCAAGCCTGTTGCCGATCGCCCTGGCGGCGGCGTATTCAAGCCCGGCCCAGGCCCAGGCGGTTGCCCCCGCCCAGAACGATGCGGCGGCGCCGGCTGATCCGGCCAACACCGTGGTGGTGACCGGTTTCCGGTCCAGCCTCCAGAAGGCCCTGAACCTCAAGCAGCAGGCCATCGGCGTGCGCGACTCCATCGTGGCGGAAGATATCGGCAAGTTCCCCGAGGCGAACGTGGCCGAGTCGCTGCAGCGCGTGCCCGGCGTGATCCTGAACCGCGACGAAAGCTCGGGCGAAGGCCAGCGCGTTTCCATCCGCGGCCTGCCCACCGAATACACGGTGACCACCCTGAACGGCGCGCCGGTGAATACCACCTCCACCGCCACCATCGGTTCCGCCGCGCGCGGCTTCAACTACGACGTCTTCGCCTCCGAACTGTTCGGCCGCGTGGACTTCTATAAATCGCCCCTGGCCGAACTGACCGAGGGCGGCCTGGGTGGCGTGGTGGACCTTCAGACGCCGCGCCCCTTCGACAATCCGAAGCGCACCGTGCGCTACTCGGCGTCCGCTTCGTACAACACCACCTCGAAGCACACCGACCCCACCGGCTTCGCCCTGTACTCGAACACCTGGGGCCGAGTCGGCTTCCTGATCGGCGGCTCGCACTCCTCCAGCATCAACACCCGTTCCGGCTTCGAAGCGACGGGCGGCTACAACAGCTCCTTCAACGGGAGCAAGTCGCCGGTAAAGGGCAACTTCGCCGTCACCCTGGACTACGACTCGCCGCGCGCCAACCTGGGAACCTACACCCGCGACCAGGTGGACAACGCCTTCCTGCCGCGTATCTACCGCTATTACGGCTCGCAGAACGACCGCACCCGCGACGGCCTGGTCTCCTCCCTGCAGTTCAAGGAGGGCAACCTGGATATCAGCCTCGATACCATGTACTCGAAGCTGAAGAATCGCCGCGACGAAGTCTACTTCGGCATCCTGGTCCGCAACAGCAAGACCACGAACCGCAACGCGCCGGCAGGCCAGAGCGGCAACAACGGCTTCATTCCCCTCAACGTGAAGATCGATCCGTCTTCCAACCTGCTGACCGGCACCTTCGGCAACACCAGCTACAGCAGCGGCGTGACCTACAGCGACGACGAAACCGAATTCGGCTACGCCGCCCTGAACGCCAAGTGGAAGGTGAGCAAGGACTTCTCGCTCACCAGCCAGTTCAGCACCAACCGCAGCACGGCGGAACGCTACCAGGACACGCTGTCGGGCCAGATCTTCGGCATCGATTCGACCATCGACTACGGCACGGACCACGTCTATCCGTCCATGTCCTCGCCCACCAGCTACACGGACCCGAACAACTTCTCCGGCTTCGGCATCGGCACGGACTTCACGAAGGAAACGGACCGCGGCAAGCAAGGCCGCGTGGTGGCCGACTGGGACTATGCCCTCGCAGGCGACTGGACCGGCCATCTGAAGGCAGGCGCCGTATGGGTGGAAACCACCAAGGGCATCCACAAGCGCAACGGCACTTCGCTGGCGACCGCGCGCCTGAATGCCATCGGCACTGCTGGCCTGCGTTCCGGCATGACCTCGCAGCTGCCGATCGATAACCTGGACATCGGCGGCGGCTGGCCGCATGCCTGGGGCACCTTCGACCGCAACTACACCTACTCGACCTTCGATCCGGTGGCCTACAACCCGGCATCGGCCTTCACCCCGGCCCAGAGCTTCACGGCCAAGGAAACCATCACCACCGGGTTCGTCCAGTCTGACTTCAAGGGCACCGTGATGGAACACGACCTGCGCTTCAATGCAGGCGTGCGCTACTCGCGCACCGAAACGGACATCGACAACTTCAAGCAGCAGGGTACGAGCCTGGCATACGGCCCGAACCAGGAGCACGGTTCCTACACCAACGTGCTGCCTGCACTGAGCGCCGCCCTGGACCTGACGGATTCGCTGATGTGGCGCGCATCCTGGGGCAAGACGATCAGCCGCGCATCGCTGGGCATCATCGCCGCGCAGACCGTCATCCCCAACCCCTTCGACAACACTGCCACTTCGGGTAATCCCAACCTGAAGCCGCAGCAGTCGAAGAACCTGGATACGAGCCTGGAGTGGTACTTCCAGCCGGGCGGCCTGGTCTCGGCGGCCGTGTTCAAGAAAACCCTGACCGACGCCACGGTGTCCAACACCACTCAGACCACCTTCGGCGCCCTCGGCCTGCCGAACACCGCCCTGGGCGCGATCTTCCAGGACGCATCCGGCCGCGTGGACCCGAGCCTGCCGATGAACCTGCGCAGCTACACCAACGCGGGCGAGCAGGTGCTGAAGGGCTACGAGCTGGCCTACCAGCAGTCCTTCAACTTCCTGCCAGAGCCGTTCAAGGGCCTTGGCGCGCTGGCAAGCTTCACCCATATCGATCCGTTCAACAGCCAGAAGTGGATCACCAACGCGGGCAAGGAAATCGAAGTCAACTCCGTGCCGAAGTACGCCTACAGCACCACGGCTTACTACGAAAGCGGTCCGCTGGCAGTGCGCTTCTCCTGGAACTACAAGGGCCGCTCGCTGCATGGCGATAACCCGAAAAACAACGGCGACGACCTGATCCGCTGGCGCGCCGCACGCGGCTACCTCGATGGCAACATCAGCTACCGCATCAGCGACAAGCTGGAACTGCGCATCGATGCGCTGAACCTGTCCAACACGCTGGCCTACGACTACTTCGAGGACGCGACCGGCCGTTACGGCAGCGGCAAGAAGACCCGTATGGACTACGCGAAGTACGACGGCCGCACCATCAAGATCGGCATCCGGGGCAAGCTGTAA
- a CDS encoding LacI family DNA-binding transcriptional regulator — protein sequence MRKASKLSEVAEIAGVSPITASRAIRGVGYVSEAARERILAAAAQLNYTPDMLARRMRGDKSKLIGVFVNNYGSLVLHEITKAISAEARASGYDIVLFNAERFDVPGRAGTRDMLSKLCDGLLLLMPNVEDGYLDVVEKQRLPCVFVSFDAREVKLPVVAVENRIGARQAVEHLLSLGHRRIAFIAGTQGTGQSAEREKGYLEALANAGIASDPALMVPGRFIQTGGYAAAEQLLALPEPPTAIFAANDEMAFGAIDAIHSKGLHVPEDLSVIGFDDIPTSSYVFPPLTTMRQPMTELSACAVAELVALIQGREVAAKKIAFPMELVVRGSTGPAPRRG from the coding sequence ATGCGCAAAGCCAGCAAGCTCAGCGAAGTGGCAGAAATTGCCGGTGTTTCACCCATCACCGCCTCCCGCGCGATCCGCGGGGTAGGCTATGTGTCGGAAGCGGCCCGGGAGCGCATCCTGGCGGCGGCAGCGCAGCTCAACTACACGCCGGACATGCTGGCCCGCCGCATGCGGGGCGACAAGAGCAAGCTGATCGGCGTCTTCGTCAATAACTACGGCTCCCTGGTACTGCACGAGATCACCAAGGCCATCAGCGCCGAGGCGCGCGCCAGCGGCTACGACATCGTCCTTTTCAACGCGGAGCGCTTCGACGTTCCGGGCCGCGCCGGCACGCGCGACATGCTGAGCAAACTGTGCGACGGCCTGCTCCTGCTCATGCCGAACGTGGAGGACGGCTATCTCGACGTGGTGGAGAAGCAGCGCCTGCCCTGCGTTTTCGTCAGCTTCGACGCACGCGAGGTGAAGCTGCCCGTGGTGGCGGTGGAGAACCGCATCGGCGCCAGGCAGGCGGTGGAGCACCTGCTCTCGCTCGGCCACCGGCGCATCGCCTTTATCGCGGGCACCCAGGGCACGGGCCAGAGCGCGGAACGGGAGAAGGGTTATCTGGAGGCGCTGGCGAATGCGGGCATCGCCAGCGATCCCGCATTGATGGTGCCGGGGCGCTTCATCCAGACCGGCGGCTATGCGGCGGCGGAACAGCTGCTCGCGCTGCCGGAACCGCCCACCGCCATCTTCGCCGCCAACGACGAAATGGCTTTCGGCGCCATCGACGCCATTCACAGCAAGGGCCTGCACGTCCCCGAGGACCTGTCCGTGATCGGCTTCGACGATATTCCCACCTCCAGCTATGTCTTCCCTCCCCTCACCACCATGCGCCAGCCGATGACGGAACTGAGCGCTTGCGCGGTGGCCGAGCTGGTGGCCCTGATCCAGGGCCGCGAGGTGGCGGCAAAGAAGATCGCTTTCCCCATGGAGCTGGTGGTGCGCGGCTCCACCGGCCCCGCCCCGCGGCGCGGCTGA
- a CDS encoding MFS transporter, which translates to MPLTMAALAAILLWLLLGDLSIAVRDRAALPSAVELLRSHGASDTMTSLLLSTVPALLNMFLVPLVGYHSDRCRSRWGRRKPFLLMAAPVGGLAMLGLSASPALAAWTDAALGAFSPGARACRLAFFCLFWTVFECAALSALSLFTGLVNDIVPQGLLGRFFAGFRVVSLSVGIAFNTWVFALTDQFLPEILAGIGLVFGLPMLAMCLLVKETPLPPDAAPAPEPERRRFPLAHVLECFRYKPYAWAVAAFMLASVTFSPFNTFYQYYAHVMGIPKSTLGALTAAGYAVSIFSALGVGWLADRFGALRVSSVIMAVYCVVASVGYMGLTDAASFRAFYLLHVIISGAYFTAAASMPMALLPRSKFVQHNSTKDLMVMLGTILVSSVQGPMLDFSGHDYRLTLLAGAMFSLLCIVCLGRLQTGVLAAQVARRQ; encoded by the coding sequence GTGCCCCTTACCATGGCGGCGCTGGCGGCCATCCTGCTCTGGCTTCTGCTGGGGGACCTGAGCATCGCCGTCCGCGACCGCGCCGCCCTGCCCAGCGCAGTGGAGCTGCTGCGCAGCCATGGCGCCTCGGACACCATGACGTCCCTGCTGCTGTCCACCGTTCCCGCGCTGCTGAACATGTTCCTGGTGCCCCTGGTGGGCTACCACTCGGACCGCTGCCGCAGCCGCTGGGGGCGGCGCAAGCCCTTCCTGCTGATGGCGGCGCCCGTGGGCGGCCTCGCCATGCTGGGACTATCGGCCTCCCCTGCCCTCGCCGCGTGGACCGATGCGGCGCTCGGCGCCTTCTCGCCCGGCGCGCGCGCCTGCCGCCTGGCCTTCTTCTGTCTTTTCTGGACGGTGTTCGAATGCGCGGCCCTGAGTGCGCTGTCGCTCTTTACGGGACTGGTGAATGACATCGTGCCGCAAGGCCTGCTGGGCCGTTTCTTCGCTGGCTTCCGCGTGGTGAGCCTCAGCGTGGGCATCGCCTTCAATACCTGGGTGTTCGCGCTGACCGACCAGTTCCTGCCCGAGATCCTCGCGGGCATAGGCCTCGTATTCGGCCTGCCCATGCTCGCCATGTGCCTGCTGGTGAAGGAAACGCCGCTGCCGCCGGATGCGGCGCCCGCCCCGGAACCGGAGCGGCGGCGCTTCCCGCTGGCCCATGTGCTGGAGTGCTTCCGCTACAAGCCCTACGCGTGGGCGGTGGCCGCCTTCATGCTGGCGAGCGTGACCTTCAGCCCCTTCAACACCTTCTATCAGTACTACGCACATGTGATGGGAATTCCCAAGTCCACGCTGGGCGCGCTCACTGCGGCGGGGTATGCGGTGTCGATCTTTTCGGCGCTGGGAGTGGGCTGGCTGGCGGACCGTTTCGGCGCATTGCGCGTGTCGTCGGTCATCATGGCCGTCTACTGCGTGGTGGCGTCCGTGGGGTATATGGGGCTGACCGACGCGGCCAGTTTCCGCGCCTTCTATCTCCTGCACGTGATTATCTCCGGCGCCTATTTCACGGCGGCGGCCTCGATGCCGATGGCGCTGCTGCCACGCTCGAAGTTCGTGCAGCACAACTCCACCAAGGACCTGATGGTCATGCTGGGCACCATCCTTGTGAGCAGCGTGCAGGGCCCCATGCTCGATTTCTCAGGCCACGATTACCGCCTGACACTGCTGGCCGGAGCCATGTTCTCGCTCCTGTGCATCGTCTGCCTGGGGCGCCTGCAAACCGGCGTGCTGGCGGCGCAGGTGGCGCGCCGCCAGTAG
- a CDS encoding glycoside hydrolase family 2 TIM barrel-domain containing protein, protein MRTLIQKALFLLSLCAAGAAQAAPPAEWERPEIVQLNREPMKTTFINYETRELALAGNPAASRYYKSLDGRWSFALSKNPESRPVDFYRPGYDVSRWKTIEVPGMMQAQGFGQPYFNNIDYPFPATEPYILHSMNEVGSYRRDFDLPAAWKGREVFLHIGAAGAAYYIWVNGQRVGYSEDSKLPSEFNLTRYVRPGKNVIAIELYRFADGSYLEDQDFWRVSGIERSVYLYAEPKAHLRDYTVTALLDKQGYRDGLLTVSPAFAGAPNGSVKATLFDGDQQLLALANPVAKSGAAPLQARIAQVKPWSAETPNLYRLLVEFYDADGKLVSATSRRIGFRTVEIADGEVRVNGKRVLIKGVNRHEHDPKTFRVMSMDTMRRDIELMKQANVNAVRTSHYPNDPRWYDLADEYGLYILDEANIESHEYMQKGDHAKKPGEREKIQLGYRPHWETAHMDRVRRMVERDRNHPSIIIWSLGNEAGTGPNFEKAARWIRENDPTRLISYLGHGTIGEEHLPNDYVDIYAPMYDDIVKMIGYAEDPRYRQPMIQCEYAHAMGNSLGNLEEYWQAIRSHRKLQGGFIWDWVDQAMLMKDAKGREYWAQGEDYGPNPRKDSSVVADGLVQADRTPDPEYYELQKVYSPVVFEGDPASGSVRVVNRYDFRDLSGFDFDWTVTRDGVPVAQGRLDGVAAPAQGTGTVTLPAAARQAAADGEFILTLRARAKRGSTPGVAEGQMLGFSQFVLQAASPAPAPKWTQAVQGAQGPELRAANATLAVDASTGLVRYSSGGRELLQGGSPNFWRAMTDNDQGTGIEKTHAVWRQLSERREVRVLEMSGDTIRVLYNLGAGAARWETSYRMAEDGAVHVTASFTPVRPDLPDPLRIGMRFDSNPALDQLSWYGRGPQESYADRQTGAAIGLYRGKLADQAHPYVRPQETGNKTDVRWLALQDAGGSGLQVTGVKPLSVNALAFPYEDLYPRPRGAWHSSDIQPHGMGSLLIDAVQTGVGGDTGWDARGLPLMKYRIPLKPLSYQFVLAPR, encoded by the coding sequence TCGAAGAATCCGGAATCGCGCCCCGTGGACTTCTACCGGCCGGGTTACGATGTCTCGCGCTGGAAAACCATCGAGGTGCCGGGCATGATGCAGGCCCAGGGCTTCGGCCAGCCATACTTCAATAACATCGACTATCCGTTCCCGGCAACCGAGCCCTATATCCTGCATTCGATGAACGAAGTGGGCTCCTACCGCCGCGACTTCGACCTGCCTGCGGCATGGAAGGGTCGCGAGGTCTTCCTGCACATCGGCGCGGCGGGTGCGGCCTACTACATCTGGGTGAACGGCCAGCGCGTGGGCTACTCGGAGGATTCCAAGCTGCCTTCCGAATTCAACCTGACCCGCTATGTCCGCCCCGGCAAGAACGTGATCGCGATCGAGCTGTATCGCTTCGCGGACGGTTCCTATCTGGAGGACCAGGACTTCTGGCGCGTATCGGGCATCGAGCGCAGCGTCTATCTCTACGCCGAGCCGAAGGCCCACCTGCGCGACTACACGGTGACGGCGCTGCTGGACAAGCAGGGCTACCGCGACGGCCTGCTGACCGTGTCGCCCGCCTTTGCGGGTGCACCGAACGGTTCCGTCAAGGCCACGCTCTTCGATGGCGACCAGCAGCTGCTGGCCCTAGCCAATCCCGTGGCGAAGTCCGGCGCCGCTCCCCTGCAGGCCCGCATCGCGCAGGTGAAGCCGTGGTCCGCCGAAACGCCAAACCTCTACCGCCTGCTGGTGGAGTTCTACGACGCCGACGGCAAGCTGGTGTCGGCCACCTCCCGCCGCATCGGCTTCCGCACCGTGGAAATCGCGGACGGCGAAGTGCGCGTGAACGGCAAGCGGGTGCTGATCAAGGGCGTCAACCGCCACGAGCACGATCCGAAGACCTTCCGCGTCATGTCCATGGACACCATGCGCCGCGACATCGAGCTGATGAAGCAGGCGAACGTGAACGCCGTGCGCACCTCGCACTATCCGAACGATCCCCGCTGGTACGATCTGGCGGACGAATACGGCCTCTACATCCTCGACGAGGCCAATATCGAATCGCACGAGTACATGCAGAAGGGCGACCACGCGAAGAAGCCCGGCGAGCGCGAAAAGATCCAGCTGGGCTACCGCCCGCACTGGGAAACGGCCCACATGGACCGCGTGCGCCGCATGGTGGAGCGTGACCGCAACCACCCGAGCATCATCATCTGGTCGCTGGGGAACGAGGCGGGCACCGGTCCAAACTTCGAGAAGGCAGCGCGCTGGATCCGCGAGAACGATCCCACCCGCCTGATCAGCTACCTGGGCCACGGCACCATCGGCGAAGAGCACCTGCCGAACGACTATGTCGATATCTACGCGCCGATGTACGACGATATCGTGAAGATGATCGGCTATGCCGAAGACCCGCGCTACCGCCAGCCCATGATCCAGTGCGAGTACGCCCACGCCATGGGCAACAGCCTCGGGAATCTGGAAGAGTACTGGCAGGCCATCCGCAGCCACCGCAAGCTGCAGGGCGGTTTTATCTGGGACTGGGTGGACCAGGCCATGCTGATGAAGGATGCGAAAGGCCGTGAATACTGGGCACAGGGTGAGGACTACGGTCCCAACCCGCGCAAGGACAGCTCGGTGGTGGCCGACGGCCTGGTGCAGGCCGACCGCACGCCGGACCCGGAATACTATGAGCTGCAGAAGGTCTATTCGCCGGTGGTGTTCGAAGGCGACCCCGCCTCCGGTTCCGTGCGCGTGGTGAACCGCTACGACTTCCGCGACCTCTCCGGCTTCGATTTCGACTGGACCGTGACGCGCGACGGCGTGCCGGTGGCGCAGGGCAGGCTGGATGGCGTCGCTGCCCCGGCACAGGGCACGGGAACGGTCACGCTGCCCGCAGCGGCCCGCCAGGCTGCGGCGGACGGCGAATTCATCCTCACCCTGCGTGCCCGCGCCAAGCGCGGCAGCACGCCCGGCGTCGCGGAAGGGCAGATGCTCGGCTTCAGCCAGTTCGTGCTGCAGGCGGCTTCTCCTGCTCCCGCGCCGAAATGGACGCAGGCGGTGCAGGGCGCGCAGGGCCCCGAGCTGCGCGCTGCCAATGCCACGCTGGCAGTCGACGCCAGCACGGGCCTCGTGCGCTACAGCAGCGGCGGGCGCGAGCTGCTGCAGGGCGGCAGCCCGAACTTCTGGCGCGCCATGACGGACAACGACCAGGGCACGGGCATCGAGAAGACGCATGCCGTCTGGCGCCAGCTGAGCGAACGCCGCGAAGTGCGGGTATTGGAGATGAGCGGCGACACCATCCGCGTGCTGTACAACCTGGGTGCGGGCGCTGCCCGCTGGGAAACCAGCTACCGCATGGCGGAAGACGGCGCCGTCCACGTCACGGCCTCCTTCACGCCGGTGCGTCCGGACCTGCCCGATCCGCTGCGCATCGGCATGCGGTTCGACAGCAACCCGGCGCTGGACCAACTGAGCTGGTACGGCCGCGGCCCGCAGGAGAGCTATGCGGACCGCCAGACCGGCGCCGCCATCGGCCTTTACCGCGGCAAGCTGGCGGACCAGGCGCACCCTTACGTGCGGCCGCAGGAAACAGGCAACAAGACGGATGTGCGCTGGCTCGCGCTGCAGGATGCAGGCGGCAGCGGCCTGCAGGTCACCGGTGTAAAACCCCTGTCGGTGAACGCGCTGGCCTTCCCGTACGAAGACTTGTACCCGCGTCCGCGCGGCGCCTGGCACAGCTCGGACATCCAGCCGCACGGCATGGGTTCCCTGCTGATCGATGCCGTGCAGACGGGCGTGGGCGGCGATACGGGCTGGGATGCGCGCGGCCTGCCGCTCATGAAGTACCGCATTCCCCTGAAGCCGCTGAGCTATCAGTTCGTACTGGCTCCGCGCTGA